A window of Brassica napus cultivar Da-Ae unplaced genomic scaffold, Da-Ae ScsIHWf_2908;HRSCAF=3693, whole genome shotgun sequence contains these coding sequences:
- the LOC125602572 gene encoding uncharacterized protein LOC125602572 — translation MGRIDMSDDWWNEREKECPGIRKSICKEIANMDLFEEEFRGVVVTGAEGWSAQHGEASLNSRVGGDDGDEADSQPGEETQAFGTETQPQAQTETQRQTQPAAQTSFRKFKSQRKPLEVKNRIAERMLERQEASSVENVLEILYALPGVREWSPLYEAAMEHLIDNEGVEGPL, via the exons ATGGGAAGGATTGATATGTCAGATGATTGGTGGAATGAACGTGAAAAG GAGTGTCCTGGGATTAGAAAATCCATATGCAAAGAGATTGCTAATATGGATTTGTTTGAAGAAGAATTTCGTGGTGTAGTTGTAACTGGAGCTGAAGGATGGAGCGCTCAACATGGAGAAGCAAGTTTGAATTCTAGAGTGGGTGGAGATGATGGTGATGAAGCTGATTCTCAGCCAGGAGAAGAGACTCAAGCATTTGGGACAGAAACTCAGCCACAAGCTCAGACAGAAACACAACGCCAAACTCAGCCAGCGGCTCAGACCTCATTCCGGAAGTTCAAGAGCCAAAGAAAGC CTCTGGAGGTGAAGAATAGGATAGCGGAACGGATGTTGGAGCGTCAAGAAGCCTCTAGTGTTGAGAATGTGTTAGAGATACTGTACGCATTGCCTGGAGTGAGAGAGTGGTCTCCATTATATGAAGCAGCAATGGAACATCTTATAGATAATGAAGGAGTCGAAGGGCCTTTATAA
- the LOC125602573 gene encoding uncharacterized protein LOC125602573, with the protein MLEDEDGDYDDELGLLDVPITERLSHRTDRGAGWRHVQQLMYESDQQCYDILRMNQKNFKALCKMLAERYGLKETHHVYLEESVAMFLETVGQDKTKRDIAARYQRSLDTVQRKLDDVLSAILKFAEDTLRPQEGEFGRVSPGFEE; encoded by the coding sequence ATGTTGGAAGATGAGGATGGTGATTATGATGATGAACTTGGTTTGCTTGATGTGCCTATTACTGAGAGATTGAGTCATAGAACAGATCGAGGAGCAGGATGGCGACATGTTCAACAACttatgtatgaatctgatcagCAATGTTATGACATTCTTCGAATGAACCAAAAGAATTTTAAAGCTTTGTGCAAGATGCTAGCTGAGCGATATGGATTGAAAGAGACTCACCATGTCTACCTTGAGGAATCTGTGGCGATGTTTCTCGAGACTGTTGGTCAAGATAAGACGAAGCGGGATATTGCTGCAAGGTATCAAAGATCATTGGATACGGTCCAACGGAAGCTTGATGATGTTTTGAGTGCTATTCTGAAGTTTGCGGAGGATACATTAAGACCACAAGAAGGCGAGTTTGGAAGAGTGAGTCCCGGTTTTGAGGAATGA